One Streptosporangium sp. NBC_01495 DNA window includes the following coding sequences:
- a CDS encoding glutathione S-transferase C-terminal domain-containing protein produces the protein MPKTSTLNHASPVDLDTHGHYRPGGRPGPRYPFQGRIGTPAFPAEPGRYHLYVAAVCPYAQRAAIVRSLKGLQDVVSLSYVDDGRDGRGWAFRERRGADPVNGFTILRQAYEVTEPGFDGHVSVPVLWDRTSGRIVSNNFPDITIDLATRFGGDLEADLYPEELRPEIDELNTRIYEIVNTAAGRVASATTEAAYTEARGTVVAFLDELDARLADRRFLFGSGITEADVRLWPTLLRFDLSDNPAARISERPLTAFPNLWAYARDLYAHPAFRENTDFTAISHVSGQEGETDAWRIPVEPLHADWDQPHRRAAV, from the coding sequence ATGCCGAAGACCAGCACACTGAACCACGCGAGCCCCGTCGACCTCGACACCCACGGCCACTACCGGCCCGGTGGCAGGCCCGGCCCGCGCTACCCCTTCCAGGGGCGGATCGGCACACCCGCCTTCCCCGCAGAGCCGGGCCGCTACCACCTCTACGTCGCGGCCGTCTGTCCGTACGCGCAGCGCGCGGCCATCGTGCGCTCCCTCAAGGGACTCCAGGACGTGGTCTCGCTCTCCTACGTCGACGACGGGCGTGACGGGCGCGGGTGGGCGTTCCGCGAGCGGCGCGGGGCCGACCCGGTCAACGGGTTCACCATCCTGCGGCAGGCGTACGAGGTGACCGAGCCCGGCTTCGACGGGCACGTCTCGGTGCCGGTCCTGTGGGACAGGACGAGCGGCCGCATCGTCAGCAACAACTTCCCCGACATCACGATCGACCTGGCCACCCGGTTCGGCGGCGACCTCGAGGCCGACCTCTACCCCGAGGAGCTCCGGCCGGAGATCGACGAGCTCAACACGAGGATCTACGAGATCGTCAACACGGCGGCGGGCCGCGTGGCGTCGGCCACCACCGAGGCCGCGTACACCGAGGCGCGCGGGACCGTGGTCGCCTTCCTGGACGAGCTGGACGCCCGGCTGGCCGACCGCAGGTTCCTGTTCGGCTCGGGGATCACCGAGGCGGACGTGCGGCTCTGGCCGACCCTGCTCCGCTTCGACCTGAGCGACAACCCGGCGGCCAGGATCAGCGAGCGCCCGCTCACCGCCTTCCCCAACCTGTGGGCCTACGCCAGGGACCTGTACGCCCACCCCGCCTTCCGCGAGAACACCGACTTCACCGCCATCTCCCACGTCTCCGGCCAGGAGGGCGAGACCGACGCCTGGCGGATCCCGGTCGAGCC
- a CDS encoding DUF402 domain-containing protein, with protein sequence MSYESVNVVYRKYDGSLHWHHRGLLLGEDEHGVWTGCLANSIGRKGDGPAVPSPHPFVMLFPRDAWWTAAFNAAPHKYEIYCDISTVPEWSDGEVTMVDLDLDVIRARRNLLKGRPSQVFLDDEDEFEEHRVKYAYPPDVVESARASATWLMEAVTARTAPFGDAPHWLTLVG encoded by the coding sequence ATGTCCTATGAGAGCGTGAACGTGGTCTACCGCAAGTACGACGGGTCACTGCACTGGCACCACCGCGGCCTGCTGCTCGGCGAGGACGAGCACGGGGTGTGGACGGGCTGCCTCGCCAACTCCATCGGCCGCAAGGGTGACGGTCCCGCGGTCCCCTCTCCGCACCCGTTCGTGATGCTCTTCCCCCGCGACGCCTGGTGGACGGCAGCCTTCAACGCCGCCCCGCACAAGTACGAGATCTACTGCGACATCTCCACGGTGCCGGAGTGGAGCGACGGCGAGGTCACCATGGTCGACCTGGACCTCGACGTGATCCGAGCCCGCCGGAACCTGCTGAAGGGCCGCCCGAGCCAGGTCTTCCTGGACGACGAGGACGAGTTCGAGGAGCACCGGGTCAAGTACGCCTACCCGCCCGACGTGGTCGAGAGCGCCCGCGCCTCGGCCACCTGGCTGATGGAGGCCGTCACCGCCCGCACCGCCCCCTTCGGGGACGCGCCGCACTGGCTCACCCTGGTCGGCTGA
- a CDS encoding ABC transporter permease, whose product MSELAAWPVMTGRAVRLSLRNLDALFISFLMPVLVMLLFVYLFGGAIQTGVDYVTYAVPGILVMCASYGASLTAVAVSHDMSRGIVDRFRSMDVGGGAFLGGHVAASTVRNLTSLVIVFVVAFLLGFRAEADLAGWAAAVGVLVVFVLAISAVSAVVGLLAKTPEVAGGFTFFVMFLPYPSSAFVPVHTMPAWLHGFAENQPATPIIESVRGLLLGQPVGNDPWKALAWCGGFLLVSAMLSGRLFRRRAR is encoded by the coding sequence GTGTCTGAACTCGCCGCCTGGCCGGTCATGACCGGCCGCGCCGTCCGCCTGTCGCTGCGCAACCTCGACGCGCTGTTCATCTCGTTCCTGATGCCCGTCCTGGTCATGCTGCTGTTCGTCTACCTGTTCGGCGGCGCGATCCAGACCGGCGTCGACTACGTCACCTACGCCGTCCCCGGCATCCTCGTCATGTGCGCCTCCTACGGCGCCTCCCTGACGGCGGTCGCCGTCAGTCACGACATGAGCCGGGGGATCGTCGACAGGTTCAGGTCGATGGACGTCGGCGGCGGGGCGTTCCTGGGCGGGCACGTGGCCGCCAGCACCGTGCGCAACCTCACCTCGCTCGTCATCGTGTTCGTCGTCGCGTTCCTGCTCGGCTTCCGGGCGGAGGCGGACCTGGCCGGCTGGGCCGCGGCGGTGGGCGTCCTGGTGGTGTTCGTCCTGGCCATCTCCGCGGTCTCGGCCGTGGTCGGCCTGCTGGCCAAGACGCCGGAGGTCGCGGGCGGTTTCACCTTCTTCGTGATGTTCCTGCCCTACCCGAGCAGTGCCTTCGTCCCGGTGCACACCATGCCCGCATGGCTGCACGGGTTCGCGGAGAACCAGCCGGCCACGCCGATCATCGAGTCCGTGCGCGGTCTGCTGCTGGGCCAGCCCGTGGGGAACGATCCGTGGAAGGCGCTGGCCTGGTGCGGTGGTTTCCTGCTGGTCTCGGCGATGCTCTCCGGCAGGCTGTTCCGCCGCCGCGCCCGCTGA
- a CDS encoding ATP-binding cassette domain-containing protein: MEPAIEAVGLTKSYGRLAVLNGVDLRVAKGSVYALLGSNGAGKTTTVRTLATLVSPDAGRATVAGFDVVRDRRRVRRAISLTGQHAAVDELLTGEENLRMMGRLSGLSRAGARSRAAELLERFDLVEAGKRRVGTYSGGMWRRLDLAAGLVGAPSVIFLDEPTTGLDVRSRQAMWEVITQLTGSGTTVFLTTQYLEEADSLADRIALLDGGRVVAEGTADELKARVAAWRLDLVLTDARSFAEVTRLLGVRAVHADLARLTVGAAVGGSASEVRALLDEVDPERSAIERFTVRGATLDDAFLALTDRERAGV, translated from the coding sequence GTGGAACCAGCGATAGAGGCGGTCGGCCTCACAAAGTCCTATGGCCGGCTCGCCGTCCTGAACGGCGTCGACCTGCGCGTCGCCAAGGGCAGCGTGTACGCGCTGCTCGGCTCGAACGGCGCGGGCAAGACCACGACCGTGCGCACCCTGGCGACGCTGGTCAGCCCGGACGCGGGACGGGCCACGGTCGCCGGGTTCGACGTCGTGCGCGACCGCCGCCGCGTCCGCCGCGCCATCAGCCTGACCGGCCAGCACGCGGCGGTCGACGAGCTGCTGACCGGCGAGGAGAACCTCCGGATGATGGGCCGCCTGTCCGGCCTGTCACGCGCGGGGGCTCGCAGCAGGGCGGCCGAGCTGCTGGAGCGGTTCGACCTGGTCGAGGCGGGGAAGCGGCGGGTCGGCACGTACTCGGGTGGCATGTGGCGACGCCTGGACCTGGCCGCGGGGCTGGTCGGCGCGCCGTCGGTGATCTTCCTCGACGAGCCGACCACGGGTCTCGACGTGCGGAGCAGGCAGGCGATGTGGGAGGTGATCACCCAGCTCACCGGCTCGGGCACCACGGTCTTCCTGACCACCCAGTATCTGGAGGAGGCCGACAGCCTGGCCGACCGGATCGCGCTGCTCGACGGCGGGCGGGTGGTGGCGGAGGGCACCGCCGACGAGCTCAAGGCGAGGGTCGCCGCCTGGCGGCTGGACCTCGTCCTGACCGACGCCCGGTCGTTCGCCGAGGTGACGCGCCTCCTCGGGGTGCGTGCCGTCCACGCCGATCTCGCCAGGCTGACCGTCGGGGCGGCTGTCGGCGGGAGCGCCTCGGAGGTCCGCGCCCTGCTGGACGAGGTGGACCCGGAACGTTCGGCGATCGAGAGGTTCACCGTGCGAGGCGCCACGCTCGACGACGCGTTCCTCGCCCTGACGGACAGGGAGCGGGCCGGTGTCTGA
- a CDS encoding TetR/AcrR family transcriptional regulator — MEVPESVEIAWGLRERPGKGPKRTLSLEHIVEAAIRVGSAEGLAAVSMSKIAAELDVSTMALYRYVTSKGDLLMLITNAVIGPPPQLPEPGDDWRHGVYRWAGALRAALQRHPWSLRIPITGPGLMPNHVAWMEAGLRCLRGTGLAPDTKMAALLLVDGFVRTEVALLADLQDAFDASRVTDEEAMSGYGRSLARLTDAQRFPEIHELLEARVFDMPGGPDDEFVFGMDRILDGLTVLVTGKPPA, encoded by the coding sequence ATGGAAGTGCCGGAGAGCGTGGAGATCGCCTGGGGCCTGCGCGAGCGGCCGGGCAAGGGGCCCAAACGCACCCTGAGCCTGGAGCACATCGTGGAGGCCGCCATCAGAGTGGGCTCCGCGGAGGGACTCGCCGCGGTCTCGATGAGCAAGATCGCCGCCGAGCTCGACGTCTCCACGATGGCGCTCTACCGCTACGTCACCTCCAAGGGTGACCTGCTCATGCTCATCACGAACGCGGTGATCGGCCCGCCTCCCCAGCTCCCGGAGCCGGGCGACGACTGGCGTCACGGCGTCTACCGGTGGGCCGGCGCCCTGCGCGCCGCGCTGCAGCGGCACCCCTGGTCGTTGCGCATCCCCATCACGGGCCCGGGGCTCATGCCCAACCACGTCGCCTGGATGGAGGCCGGGCTGCGCTGCCTGCGCGGCACCGGACTGGCCCCGGACACGAAGATGGCGGCGCTGCTGCTGGTCGACGGCTTCGTCAGGACTGAGGTGGCGCTCCTGGCCGATCTCCAGGACGCCTTCGACGCCTCCCGGGTCACCGACGAGGAGGCGATGTCCGGCTACGGCCGGTCACTCGCGAGGCTCACCGACGCTCAGCGCTTCCCGGAGATCCACGAGCTTCTCGAGGCCCGGGTCTTCGACATGCCCGGCGGCCCCGACGACGAGTTCGTCTTCGGCATGGACCGCATCCTCGACGGCCTCACGGTGCTCGTGACCGGAAAACCACCCGCCTGA
- a CDS encoding enoyl-CoA hydratase-related protein — MVDLVLSSIERGVLTLTFNRPDRLNAWTDEMGRRYFDQLAEAEKNPEVRVIVVTGAGRGFCAGADFRTLTALHDGSYAGRPDPRPTTFPTTIRKPIVAAVNGACAGLGMVHALLCDLVFTAAEAKWTTAFARRGLIAEYGMSWVLPRLAGQARAMDLLLSGRTFTGAEAYELGLAGRSVPGERLMEETLAYARELATYSSPASMAVIKRQVWGDGQRSLEASEAAATHLMAESFTRPDFAEGVASFVERRAPGFPPL; from the coding sequence ATGGTCGATCTGGTGCTGTCGTCGATCGAGCGGGGCGTGCTGACGCTGACGTTCAACCGCCCGGACCGGCTCAACGCCTGGACCGACGAGATGGGCCGCCGCTACTTCGACCAGCTTGCCGAGGCCGAGAAGAACCCCGAGGTCCGGGTGATCGTGGTCACCGGCGCGGGGAGGGGGTTCTGCGCCGGTGCGGACTTCCGGACGCTCACCGCCCTCCATGACGGCTCCTACGCGGGGCGGCCGGATCCGCGCCCCACCACCTTCCCGACCACGATCCGCAAACCGATCGTCGCCGCCGTCAACGGTGCCTGCGCCGGGCTCGGCATGGTCCACGCCCTCCTCTGCGACCTGGTCTTCACGGCCGCCGAGGCCAAGTGGACCACCGCCTTCGCCCGGCGCGGCCTGATCGCCGAGTACGGCATGTCATGGGTCCTGCCCCGCCTGGCAGGCCAGGCCAGGGCGATGGACCTGCTGCTGTCGGGCCGCACCTTCACCGGTGCCGAGGCGTACGAGCTGGGCTTGGCCGGCCGGTCGGTGCCGGGGGAGAGGCTGATGGAGGAGACGCTGGCCTACGCCCGCGAGCTGGCGACGTACAGTTCCCCGGCCTCGATGGCGGTGATCAAGCGTCAGGTCTGGGGTGACGGCCAGCGGAGCCTGGAGGCGTCGGAGGCGGCCGCGACGCACCTGATGGCCGAGTCCTTCACCCGGCCGGACTTCGCCGAGGGCGTCGCCAGCTTCGTCGAGCGCCGCGCCCCCGGCTTCCCTCCCCTGTAG
- a CDS encoding RNA-guided endonuclease InsQ/TnpB family protein, whose product MLTGRKYRLDLTPEQGEFAERVGGACRSVWNTALEQRRLYRRRGGWIGYHDQARQVAEAKADFPWLAEVPGHCLQQALIDLDAACAKHGTWKVRWKSKVANPPSFRFPEGGKIAVERLNRRWARVRLPKLGWVRVRITRPLGGKVKNATVSRDGEHWYISFLVEDGVTAPERHAGPGSAVGIDRGVVKVATRSDGRFHHRVFARDREVEHVKKLQRDFARTTKGSVRRKRAAARVADMVRTVRRRREDFAAKTAHTLATGFEMVVFEALKTKNMTAGVEPRPDPERPGAFLPNGAAAKAGLNRSILDKGWYRIELATRSRARYTGTHVITVNPAYTSQTCNVCTVVDRKSRESQAVFRCTSCGHTEHADVNAAKNVLTAGRAEFAQPGPGVRAGARKPRNRVGRKANRQATAAQTTATAASGLAGIPRP is encoded by the coding sequence GTGCTTACCGGACGCAAGTATCGCCTGGACCTCACCCCTGAGCAGGGTGAGTTCGCCGAACGCGTCGGCGGGGCGTGCCGGTCGGTGTGGAACACCGCGCTGGAACAGCGCCGCCTCTATCGTCGGCGCGGGGGGTGGATCGGCTACCACGACCAGGCCCGCCAGGTGGCTGAGGCGAAAGCCGACTTCCCGTGGCTGGCCGAGGTGCCCGGTCACTGTCTGCAGCAGGCGTTGATCGACCTGGATGCCGCGTGTGCCAAGCACGGCACGTGGAAAGTCCGCTGGAAGTCGAAGGTCGCCAACCCGCCGAGCTTCCGGTTCCCCGAGGGCGGGAAAATCGCGGTCGAGCGGCTCAACCGGCGCTGGGCGCGGGTGAGGCTGCCGAAACTCGGCTGGGTCCGTGTGCGGATCACCCGCCCGCTCGGCGGGAAGGTCAAGAACGCCACCGTCAGCCGGGACGGCGAGCACTGGTACATCAGTTTTCTCGTCGAGGATGGGGTCACCGCGCCTGAGCGCCACGCCGGCCCTGGCAGCGCCGTGGGGATCGATCGGGGCGTGGTCAAGGTCGCGACCCGCTCGGACGGCCGCTTCCATCACCGGGTGTTCGCCCGTGATCGGGAAGTTGAGCATGTCAAGAAGCTTCAGCGCGACTTCGCCCGGACCACGAAGGGATCGGTCCGGCGTAAGAGAGCCGCCGCGCGGGTCGCCGACATGGTGCGGACGGTCCGCAGGCGCCGGGAGGACTTCGCCGCCAAGACCGCCCATACCCTGGCCACGGGTTTTGAGATGGTCGTGTTCGAGGCGCTCAAGACCAAGAACATGACCGCCGGCGTCGAACCCAGGCCAGATCCTGAGCGGCCGGGCGCGTTCTTGCCGAACGGGGCCGCTGCCAAGGCCGGATTGAATCGGTCCATCTTGGACAAGGGCTGGTATCGGATCGAGTTGGCCACTCGTAGTAGGGCCCGGTATACGGGCACCCATGTGATCACTGTCAATCCGGCGTACACGAGTCAGACGTGCAACGTGTGCACGGTGGTGGATCGGAAGTCCCGCGAGAGCCAAGCGGTCTTTCGGTGTACCTCTTGCGGACACACCGAACACGCCGACGTGAACGCCGCCAAGAACGTACTCACCGCCGGAAGGGCGGAGTTCGCACAGCCCGGACCGGGTGTGCGAGCTGGGGCGCGCAAACCACGCAACCGCGTGGGCCGCAAGGCCAACCGCCAAGCAACAGCAGCGCAGACCACCGCAACAGCGGCGTCCGGGCTGGCTGGAATCCCCCGACCTTAG
- the tnpA gene encoding IS200/IS605 family transposase produces the protein MAVTLRRNGTIAFQCALRVVWCPEYRRRVLDARIEERFERLIRGVIEEKGAWLVECDVMSGHGHLLVEVDPRFGIHKLVKAVKGRTSRLLREKFPALTSKLPTLWTNSSFVATVGDAPPQVVEGYIENQKDR, from the coding sequence GTGGCCGTGACGCTCCGGAGGAACGGCACTATCGCCTTCCAGTGTGCGTTGCGCGTGGTGTGGTGCCCCGAGTACCGGCGGCGGGTTCTGGACGCTCGGATCGAAGAACGGTTTGAACGGTTGATCCGTGGGGTGATCGAGGAGAAGGGAGCATGGCTGGTGGAGTGCGACGTCATGTCCGGCCACGGTCACCTGCTGGTCGAGGTGGACCCCCGGTTCGGGATCCACAAGCTGGTCAAGGCCGTCAAAGGCCGTACCTCTCGCCTGCTCCGCGAGAAGTTCCCGGCACTGACGTCGAAGCTGCCGACCTTGTGGACGAACTCCTCCTTCGTGGCGACCGTGGGTGATGCGCCCCCGCAGGTGGTCGAGGGCTACATCGAGAATCAGAAGGACCGGTGA
- a CDS encoding nitric oxide synthase oxygenase, with translation MLTWRRSRRRAPDPLRDVPGVPDVLRVLGAPGGVSDGVPGGVPEVLPVDVAAAEDYLRLFHAENPGAGVLRERLREVRQEIARTGTYTHTPGELTFGARVAWRNSGRCIGRLYWRSLRVRDRRHVTTAEGVAVECVNHLRDAAPSRRIRPTITVFPQDRPGTPGPRIWNEQLIRYAGYAMEDGSVVGDPRYTGFTAMLRELGWPGGPGSPFDVLPLAISVGDGPPLLSTIPGDAVLEVALSHPTHPWFEQLGLRWHAVPVISNMCLEIGGICYRAAPFNGWYMGTEIGARNLADADRYDLMPVIAQRMGLDTESDRSLWRDYALVELNMAVLHSFERAGVTMTDHHTESRHFLMHLEREEKEGRVCPADWTWIVPPMSASATPVFHRYYEDRLLSPNFVHHPDSLERALGHWTATGG, from the coding sequence GTCCCCGGTGGTGTCCCCGAGGTGCTCCCGGTCGACGTGGCGGCGGCCGAGGACTACCTCAGGCTGTTCCACGCGGAGAATCCCGGGGCGGGAGTCCTGCGAGAACGCCTGCGTGAGGTCCGGCAGGAGATCGCCAGGACCGGGACGTACACGCACACCCCCGGCGAGCTGACCTTCGGCGCCAGGGTGGCCTGGCGCAACAGCGGCAGGTGCATCGGACGCCTGTACTGGCGCTCGCTGCGGGTGCGCGACCGGCGGCACGTCACCACGGCCGAGGGGGTCGCCGTCGAGTGCGTGAACCACCTGCGGGACGCGGCGCCGAGCCGCCGGATCCGCCCGACGATCACCGTGTTCCCCCAGGACCGGCCGGGGACCCCGGGACCGCGGATCTGGAACGAGCAGCTCATCCGCTACGCCGGGTACGCGATGGAGGACGGCTCGGTCGTCGGCGACCCCCGCTACACCGGTTTCACCGCGATGCTGCGCGAGCTCGGCTGGCCAGGCGGTCCCGGAAGCCCCTTCGACGTCCTGCCGCTCGCGATCTCGGTGGGGGACGGGCCGCCGCTGCTGTCCACGATCCCCGGCGACGCCGTGCTGGAGGTCGCGCTCTCGCACCCCACCCACCCGTGGTTCGAGCAGCTGGGACTGCGCTGGCACGCGGTGCCGGTCATCTCGAACATGTGCCTGGAGATCGGCGGGATCTGCTACCGGGCGGCCCCGTTCAACGGCTGGTACATGGGAACCGAGATCGGGGCCCGCAACCTGGCCGACGCCGACCGCTACGACCTGATGCCGGTGATCGCCCAGCGCATGGGACTGGACACCGAGAGCGACCGCTCGCTCTGGCGGGACTACGCGCTGGTGGAGCTGAACATGGCGGTCCTGCACTCCTTCGAGCGGGCGGGGGTGACGATGACGGACCACCACACCGAGTCCAGACATTTCCTGATGCATCTGGAACGCGAGGAGAAGGAGGGGCGGGTCTGCCCGGCCGACTGGACCTGGATCGTGCCCCCCATGTCGGCCTCGGCCACGCCGGTCTTCCACCGCTACTACGAGGATCGGCTGCTGTCGCCGAACTTCGTCCACCACCCGGACTCCCTGGAACGCGCACTCGGTCACTGGACTGCAACGGGGGGTTAA